A region of Gracilinanus agilis isolate LMUSP501 chromosome 3, AgileGrace, whole genome shotgun sequence DNA encodes the following proteins:
- the HNRNPA3 gene encoding heterogeneous nuclear ribonucleoprotein A3 isoform X2 encodes MEGHDPKEPEQLRKLFIGGLSFETTDDSLREHFEKWGTLTDCVVMRDPQTKRSRGFGFVTYSCVEEVDAAMCARPHKVDGRVVEPKRAVSREDSVKPGAHLTVKKIFVGGIKEDTEEYNLRDYFEKYGKIETIEVMEDRQSGKKRGFAFVTFDDHDTVDKIVVQKYHTINGHNCEVKKALSKQEMQSAGSQRGRGGGSGNFMGRGGNFGGGGGNFGRGGNFGGRGGYGGGGGGSRGSYGGGDGGYNGFGGDGGNYGGGPGYSSRGGYGGGGGPGYGNQGGGYGGGGGGYDGYNEGGNFGGGNYGGSGNYNDFGNYSGQQQSNYGPMKGGSFGGRSSGSPYGGGYGSGGGSGGYGSRRF; translated from the exons GGTCATGATCCAAAGGAACCAGAGCAGTTGAGAAAACTGTTTATTGGTGGCTTGAGCTTTGAAACTACGGATGATAGTTTAAGAGAACACTTTGAAAAATGGGGCACTCTCACAGATTGTGTG GTGATGAGAGATCCCCAAACAAAACGTTCCAGAGGCTTTGGCTTTGTGACTTATTCTTGTGTAGAAGAGGTAGATGCAGCAATGTGTGCTCGGCCACATAAGGTTGATGGACGTGTAGTAGAACCAAAGAGAGCCGTTTCTAGAGAG gattctGTAAAACCTGGTGCACATCTAACCGTGAAGAAAATTTTTGTTGGTGGTATTAAAGAAGATACAGAAGAATATAATTTAAGAGACTACTTTGAAAAGTATGGCAAGATCGAAACTATAGAAGTTATGGAAGATCGACAgagtggaaagaagagaggatttgCATTTGTAACTTTTGATGATCATGATACAGTTGACAAAATTGTTG TTCAGAAATATCATACTATTAATGGGCATAACTGTGAGGTGAAAAAAGCCCTTTCGAAGCAAGAGATGCAGTCTGCTGGGTCACAAAGAG GTCGTGGAGGTGGCTCAGGCAATTTTATGGGACGAGGAGGAAACTTTGGCGGTGGTGGTGGAAACTTTGGCCGTGGTGGAAATTTTGGTGGAAGAg GTggttatggtggtggtggtggtggcagcagAGGCAGTTATGGAGGTGGAGATGGTGGATATAATGGATTTGGTGGAGATG gtGGCAACTATGGAGGTGGTCCTGGCTACAGTAGTAGAGGGggttatggtggtggtggtggaccTGGATACGGAAACCAAGGTGGTggatatggtggtggtggtggaggataTGATGGTTACAATGAAGGAGGAAATTTTGGTGGTG GTAACTATGGTGGCAGTGGGAACTATAATGATTTTGGAAATTATAGTGGGCAGCAGCAATCAAATTATGGACCCATGAAAGGAGGCAGTTTTGGTGGAAGGAGCTCCGGCAGTCCTTATGGTg GTGGTTATGGATCTGGTGGTGGAAGTGGTGGATATGGTAGCAGAAGGTTCTAA
- the HNRNPA3 gene encoding heterogeneous nuclear ribonucleoprotein A3 isoform X1, giving the protein MLSPGLKMEVKQPPGRPQPDSGRRRRRRGEEGHDPKEPEQLRKLFIGGLSFETTDDSLREHFEKWGTLTDCVVMRDPQTKRSRGFGFVTYSCVEEVDAAMCARPHKVDGRVVEPKRAVSREDSVKPGAHLTVKKIFVGGIKEDTEEYNLRDYFEKYGKIETIEVMEDRQSGKKRGFAFVTFDDHDTVDKIVVQKYHTINGHNCEVKKALSKQEMQSAGSQRGRGGGSGNFMGRGGNFGGGGGNFGRGGNFGGRGGYGGGGGGSRGSYGGGDGGYNGFGGDGGNYGGGPGYSSRGGYGGGGGPGYGNQGGGYGGGGGGYDGYNEGGNFGGGNYGGSGNYNDFGNYSGQQQSNYGPMKGGSFGGRSSGSPYGGGYGSGGGSGGYGSRRF; this is encoded by the exons atgcTTAGTCCAGGTCTCAAAATGGAGGTAAAACAGCCTCCCGGCCGCCCCCAGCCCGACTCCGGCCGCCGTCGCCGCCGCCGGGGGGAGGAGGGTCATGATCCAAAGGAACCAGAGCAGTTGAGAAAACTGTTTATTGGTGGCTTGAGCTTTGAAACTACGGATGATAGTTTAAGAGAACACTTTGAAAAATGGGGCACTCTCACAGATTGTGTG GTGATGAGAGATCCCCAAACAAAACGTTCCAGAGGCTTTGGCTTTGTGACTTATTCTTGTGTAGAAGAGGTAGATGCAGCAATGTGTGCTCGGCCACATAAGGTTGATGGACGTGTAGTAGAACCAAAGAGAGCCGTTTCTAGAGAG gattctGTAAAACCTGGTGCACATCTAACCGTGAAGAAAATTTTTGTTGGTGGTATTAAAGAAGATACAGAAGAATATAATTTAAGAGACTACTTTGAAAAGTATGGCAAGATCGAAACTATAGAAGTTATGGAAGATCGACAgagtggaaagaagagaggatttgCATTTGTAACTTTTGATGATCATGATACAGTTGACAAAATTGTTG TTCAGAAATATCATACTATTAATGGGCATAACTGTGAGGTGAAAAAAGCCCTTTCGAAGCAAGAGATGCAGTCTGCTGGGTCACAAAGAG GTCGTGGAGGTGGCTCAGGCAATTTTATGGGACGAGGAGGAAACTTTGGCGGTGGTGGTGGAAACTTTGGCCGTGGTGGAAATTTTGGTGGAAGAg GTggttatggtggtggtggtggtggcagcagAGGCAGTTATGGAGGTGGAGATGGTGGATATAATGGATTTGGTGGAGATG gtGGCAACTATGGAGGTGGTCCTGGCTACAGTAGTAGAGGGggttatggtggtggtggtggaccTGGATACGGAAACCAAGGTGGTggatatggtggtggtggtggaggataTGATGGTTACAATGAAGGAGGAAATTTTGGTGGTG GTAACTATGGTGGCAGTGGGAACTATAATGATTTTGGAAATTATAGTGGGCAGCAGCAATCAAATTATGGACCCATGAAAGGAGGCAGTTTTGGTGGAAGGAGCTCCGGCAGTCCTTATGGTg GTGGTTATGGATCTGGTGGTGGAAGTGGTGGATATGGTAGCAGAAGGTTCTAA